Proteins found in one Perca fluviatilis chromosome 9, GENO_Pfluv_1.0, whole genome shotgun sequence genomic segment:
- the swt1 gene encoding transcriptional protein SWT1 isoform X1 has translation MYSYHVCFISPNQCSYANDSRKMSKKSKKRKRKKLSSSSEEDEKASKKRDVTKKCKHGKRKQDVKSQASCAAKLENCAFSTVKDVSQSTRQIKKPVYRLAKTQATDQKAVNKEEECTKSKSVLVPSHWGKCSSKAKNDISGNENTVSGNKTVKMGHLKSSNNAGTVPQRTDKTSNERSDEKSSQRTPSKRKKQLMSPSLVSAEQKEQRQDVLERERRAEELSRSGNDSNTIKTREPVKTSSASKDTSRQKRTELFEKMCQRHQKNKAKRSLCTEAKTSSSSTTKHSSTSAKQTTSVSSSDVVKNVTSIPGNATSVSHKTAKSSSAQQQKCSIASPLPPNFKIPKLVQPRSLGSTGRDNDASSTNRNLKHGTEISVSGASRSNSKQETVHQAHSCLDVTPSCSSEGQDKRSSLSDRLPATSHTVTEPWYDQMQVVEELHLARSEKRLEVNVMQSYGELTCMDIDLPEEGAADTCKQPPQQDLILVLDTNILLSHLDYVKKIIYHGLGALGFPIVLIPWVVLQELDSLKRGKGLSGSVAHLATPAISYIYNSLKNREPHLWGQSMQQAAESSNGLNAENNDDRVLQCCLQYQSLYPECAHILCTNDKNLCSKALLSGVKALSKSDLEAEVGRSRHGFHPVQNNKTPMLPHISPPVSSPMPSRSCTPVQPHCQETTGISVEEEDDKRLTKREDEEKTKWDCSCVSELEDCLREVLSDVLEVEMKAAYQELWLEIVYLKPPWTLQDVLHCLKKHWIAVFGHIVPRRKQQTVLNLIDFFNSGETADCSATSAALQEAKELVKAFGKSSSRVPSAISIMDNIYNKLQPQWESPACDVVMNDDDEDKQPTSAQVSHQEVWALFENIWSNVFQLSLEVFKALGFDPHTMQRAQSVGGPPPPQDALVYLHKLSSMVSQLLQAFSSVLSSAPGLEEVQTLLGIIHANKIVDVDSRLTAKELLDCFSQQDYREKLRVGGNQLMGLKEALDRCVGTSGQQIPFTTSLP, from the exons ATGTATTCCTACCATGTGTGCTTTATTTCACCGAATCAGTGTAGCTACGCGAACGATTCAAG gaaaatgtcaaaaaagtcaaaaaagagAAAGCGCAAGAAGTTGTCATCCTCAAGTGAAGAAGATGAGAAG GCATCCAAGAAACGAGATGTTACCAAGAAGTGCAAACATGGCAAGAGAAAGCAAGATGTAAAAAGTCAGGCGAG CTGTGCAGCAAAACTGGAAAATTGTGCTTTTTCTACCGTTAAAGATGTTTCCCAAAGCACCCGCCAGATCAAAAAGCCTGTCTACAGACTGGCAAAAACACAAGCAACAGACCAGAAAGCTGTTAATAAGGAAGAAGAATGTACAAAATCAAAAAGTGTCTTAGTGCCATCCCATTGGGGAAAATGCTCTAGTAAAGCAAAAAACGATATTTCAGGGAACGAAAATACTGTCAGTGGgaataagactgtgaaaatggGACACTTAAAATCCTCGAACAATGCAGGTACAGTTCCTCAGAGGACAGACAAGACATCTAATGAAAGATCAGATGAAAAGTCTTCCCAAAGGACCCCAtccaaaagaaaaaagcagCTAATGAGTCCCAGTTTGGTTTCTGCTGAACAGAAAGAACAGAGGCAGGATGTCCTGGAGAGGGAGCGCAGAGCTGAGGAACTATCAAGGTCTGGAAATGACAGCAACACCATCAAGACCAGGGAACCAGTCAAGACCTCCTCCGCTTCCAAGGATACTTCGCGGCAAAAGAGAACCGAACTGTTCGAGAAGATGTGCCAAAGGcatcaaaaaaataaagctaAAAGGAGTCTGTGTACAGAAGCCAaaacttcctcttcctctaccacAAAGCATTCCTCCACTTCAGCCAAGCAGACTACCTCAGTGAGTAGCTCAGATGTGGTGAAGAATGTCACTTCAATCCCAGGTAATGCCACATCAGTGTCACATAAGACAGCTAAGTCATCATCTGCTCAGCAACAAAAATGCTCTATCGCATCACCTCTGCCTCCTAATTTTAAGATACCAAAACTGGTTCAACCAAGGTCATTAGGTAGCACCGGTAGGGATAATGATGCTAGTTCTACAAACCGAAATCTCAAACATGGGACTGAGATTTCAGTCTCTGGGGCCTCAAGGAGCAACTCCAAGCAGGAAACTGTCCATCAAGCTCACAGCTGTTTGGATGTTACACCTAGTTGTTCATCTGAAGGACAAGATAAGAGGTCCTCTTTGTCAGATCGACTCCCAGCTACGTCTCATACCGTCACTGAGCCGTGGTATGACCAG atGCAAGTGGTTGAAGAGCTACATCTTGCCCGTTCTGAGAAGAGATTGGAGGTGAATGTAATGCAAAGCTATGGAGAATTAACCTGTATGGACATAGACCTTCCAGAAGAGGGAGCTGCAGACACGT GTAAACAACCTCCTCAGCAAGACCTTATCCTTGTTTTGGACACCAACATTCTCCTCAGTCACCTGGATTATGTGAAAAAGATCATATATCACGGCCTTGGAG CCCTGGGCTTCCCTATTGTCCTGATCCCCTGGGTGGTGCTTCAGGAGCTGGATTCCCTAAAAAGGGGGAAAGGCCTGTCAGGTTCTGTGGCCCACCTGGCAACTCCCGCCATCTCGTACATTTACAACTCTTTGAAGAATCGGGAACCTCACCTCTGGGGGCAGTCTATGCAGCAGGCCGCTGAGAGCAGCA ATGGTCTGAATGCTGAGAATAATGATGACAGGGTGCTGCAGTGCTGCCTGCAATACCAGAGTCTCTACCCAGAGTGTGCTCACATTCTATGCAC TAATGATAAGAACCTATGCAGTAAGGCCCTCCTGAGTGGGGTGAAGGCCCTCAGCAAGAGTGATTTAGAGGCAGAGGTTGGAAGATCCAGACATGGCTTTCATCCTGTGCAAAACAATAAGACTCCCATGCTGCCTCACATCAGCCCTCCTGTCTCATCACCAATGCCGAGCAGGAGCTGTACACCAGTCCAGCCACACTGTCAAGAGACAACAGGCATTTCTGTAGAAGAGGAAG ATGACAAGCGGCTGACCAAAAGAGAGGATGAAGAGAAGACAAAATGGGACTGTAGCTGTGTTTCTGAACTAGAAGACTGCCTGCGAGAGGTGCTGTCTGATGTGTTAGAGGTAGAGATGAAGGCGGCTTACCAAGAGCTTTGGCTAGAG ATAGTTTACCTGAAACCACCATGGACTCTTCAAGATGtcctgcattgtttaaaaaaacactggattgcTGTTTTTGGGCACATTGTCCCACGGAGGAAGCAGCAAACAGTTTTAAACCTCATTGACTTCTTCAACTCAG GTGAAACTGCGGACTGTAGCGCTACCTCAGCGGCCCTCCAAGAAGCTAAGGAACTTGTGAAAGCGTTTGGAAAAAGTTCAAGCCGTGTTCCCAGTGCCATCTCCATAATGGACAACATTTACAATAAGCTACAACCGCAG tgggaATCTCCTGCCTGTGATGTTGTcatgaatgatgatgatgaagacaaACAACCCACATCTGCTCAGGTTTCTCACCAGGAAGTATGGGCCCTGTTTGAGAACATCTGGTCTAATGTGTTCCAATTAAG CTTAGAAGTGTTCAAAGCTCTGGGCTTTGACCCTCACACCATGCAGAGGGCTCAGTCAGTGGGAGGCCCTCCACCACCACAGGACGCCTTGGTCTATTTGCACAAACTGTCCTCCATGGTCTCACAGCTGCTCCAAGCTTTCAGCAG TGTCTTGTCCTCAGCTCCTGGTTTAGAGGAAGTCCAGACACTGCTCGGCATCATCCACGCTAATAAG ATTGTTGATGTGGATTCCAGATTGACAGCCAAAGAACTTCTAGATTGTTTCTCACAACAAGACTACag
- the swt1 gene encoding transcriptional protein SWT1 isoform X2, whose amino-acid sequence MSKKSKKRKRKKLSSSSEEDEKASKKRDVTKKCKHGKRKQDVKSQASCAAKLENCAFSTVKDVSQSTRQIKKPVYRLAKTQATDQKAVNKEEECTKSKSVLVPSHWGKCSSKAKNDISGNENTVSGNKTVKMGHLKSSNNAGTVPQRTDKTSNERSDEKSSQRTPSKRKKQLMSPSLVSAEQKEQRQDVLERERRAEELSRSGNDSNTIKTREPVKTSSASKDTSRQKRTELFEKMCQRHQKNKAKRSLCTEAKTSSSSTTKHSSTSAKQTTSVSSSDVVKNVTSIPGNATSVSHKTAKSSSAQQQKCSIASPLPPNFKIPKLVQPRSLGSTGRDNDASSTNRNLKHGTEISVSGASRSNSKQETVHQAHSCLDVTPSCSSEGQDKRSSLSDRLPATSHTVTEPWYDQMQVVEELHLARSEKRLEVNVMQSYGELTCMDIDLPEEGAADTCKQPPQQDLILVLDTNILLSHLDYVKKIIYHGLGALGFPIVLIPWVVLQELDSLKRGKGLSGSVAHLATPAISYIYNSLKNREPHLWGQSMQQAAESSNGLNAENNDDRVLQCCLQYQSLYPECAHILCTNDKNLCSKALLSGVKALSKSDLEAEVGRSRHGFHPVQNNKTPMLPHISPPVSSPMPSRSCTPVQPHCQETTGISVEEEDDKRLTKREDEEKTKWDCSCVSELEDCLREVLSDVLEVEMKAAYQELWLEIVYLKPPWTLQDVLHCLKKHWIAVFGHIVPRRKQQTVLNLIDFFNSGETADCSATSAALQEAKELVKAFGKSSSRVPSAISIMDNIYNKLQPQWESPACDVVMNDDDEDKQPTSAQVSHQEVWALFENIWSNVFQLSLEVFKALGFDPHTMQRAQSVGGPPPPQDALVYLHKLSSMVSQLLQAFSSVLSSAPGLEEVQTLLGIIHANKIVDVDSRLTAKELLDCFSQQDYREKLRVGGNQLMGLKEALDRCVGTSGQQIPFTTSLP is encoded by the exons atgtcaaaaaagtcaaaaaagagAAAGCGCAAGAAGTTGTCATCCTCAAGTGAAGAAGATGAGAAG GCATCCAAGAAACGAGATGTTACCAAGAAGTGCAAACATGGCAAGAGAAAGCAAGATGTAAAAAGTCAGGCGAG CTGTGCAGCAAAACTGGAAAATTGTGCTTTTTCTACCGTTAAAGATGTTTCCCAAAGCACCCGCCAGATCAAAAAGCCTGTCTACAGACTGGCAAAAACACAAGCAACAGACCAGAAAGCTGTTAATAAGGAAGAAGAATGTACAAAATCAAAAAGTGTCTTAGTGCCATCCCATTGGGGAAAATGCTCTAGTAAAGCAAAAAACGATATTTCAGGGAACGAAAATACTGTCAGTGGgaataagactgtgaaaatggGACACTTAAAATCCTCGAACAATGCAGGTACAGTTCCTCAGAGGACAGACAAGACATCTAATGAAAGATCAGATGAAAAGTCTTCCCAAAGGACCCCAtccaaaagaaaaaagcagCTAATGAGTCCCAGTTTGGTTTCTGCTGAACAGAAAGAACAGAGGCAGGATGTCCTGGAGAGGGAGCGCAGAGCTGAGGAACTATCAAGGTCTGGAAATGACAGCAACACCATCAAGACCAGGGAACCAGTCAAGACCTCCTCCGCTTCCAAGGATACTTCGCGGCAAAAGAGAACCGAACTGTTCGAGAAGATGTGCCAAAGGcatcaaaaaaataaagctaAAAGGAGTCTGTGTACAGAAGCCAaaacttcctcttcctctaccacAAAGCATTCCTCCACTTCAGCCAAGCAGACTACCTCAGTGAGTAGCTCAGATGTGGTGAAGAATGTCACTTCAATCCCAGGTAATGCCACATCAGTGTCACATAAGACAGCTAAGTCATCATCTGCTCAGCAACAAAAATGCTCTATCGCATCACCTCTGCCTCCTAATTTTAAGATACCAAAACTGGTTCAACCAAGGTCATTAGGTAGCACCGGTAGGGATAATGATGCTAGTTCTACAAACCGAAATCTCAAACATGGGACTGAGATTTCAGTCTCTGGGGCCTCAAGGAGCAACTCCAAGCAGGAAACTGTCCATCAAGCTCACAGCTGTTTGGATGTTACACCTAGTTGTTCATCTGAAGGACAAGATAAGAGGTCCTCTTTGTCAGATCGACTCCCAGCTACGTCTCATACCGTCACTGAGCCGTGGTATGACCAG atGCAAGTGGTTGAAGAGCTACATCTTGCCCGTTCTGAGAAGAGATTGGAGGTGAATGTAATGCAAAGCTATGGAGAATTAACCTGTATGGACATAGACCTTCCAGAAGAGGGAGCTGCAGACACGT GTAAACAACCTCCTCAGCAAGACCTTATCCTTGTTTTGGACACCAACATTCTCCTCAGTCACCTGGATTATGTGAAAAAGATCATATATCACGGCCTTGGAG CCCTGGGCTTCCCTATTGTCCTGATCCCCTGGGTGGTGCTTCAGGAGCTGGATTCCCTAAAAAGGGGGAAAGGCCTGTCAGGTTCTGTGGCCCACCTGGCAACTCCCGCCATCTCGTACATTTACAACTCTTTGAAGAATCGGGAACCTCACCTCTGGGGGCAGTCTATGCAGCAGGCCGCTGAGAGCAGCA ATGGTCTGAATGCTGAGAATAATGATGACAGGGTGCTGCAGTGCTGCCTGCAATACCAGAGTCTCTACCCAGAGTGTGCTCACATTCTATGCAC TAATGATAAGAACCTATGCAGTAAGGCCCTCCTGAGTGGGGTGAAGGCCCTCAGCAAGAGTGATTTAGAGGCAGAGGTTGGAAGATCCAGACATGGCTTTCATCCTGTGCAAAACAATAAGACTCCCATGCTGCCTCACATCAGCCCTCCTGTCTCATCACCAATGCCGAGCAGGAGCTGTACACCAGTCCAGCCACACTGTCAAGAGACAACAGGCATTTCTGTAGAAGAGGAAG ATGACAAGCGGCTGACCAAAAGAGAGGATGAAGAGAAGACAAAATGGGACTGTAGCTGTGTTTCTGAACTAGAAGACTGCCTGCGAGAGGTGCTGTCTGATGTGTTAGAGGTAGAGATGAAGGCGGCTTACCAAGAGCTTTGGCTAGAG ATAGTTTACCTGAAACCACCATGGACTCTTCAAGATGtcctgcattgtttaaaaaaacactggattgcTGTTTTTGGGCACATTGTCCCACGGAGGAAGCAGCAAACAGTTTTAAACCTCATTGACTTCTTCAACTCAG GTGAAACTGCGGACTGTAGCGCTACCTCAGCGGCCCTCCAAGAAGCTAAGGAACTTGTGAAAGCGTTTGGAAAAAGTTCAAGCCGTGTTCCCAGTGCCATCTCCATAATGGACAACATTTACAATAAGCTACAACCGCAG tgggaATCTCCTGCCTGTGATGTTGTcatgaatgatgatgatgaagacaaACAACCCACATCTGCTCAGGTTTCTCACCAGGAAGTATGGGCCCTGTTTGAGAACATCTGGTCTAATGTGTTCCAATTAAG CTTAGAAGTGTTCAAAGCTCTGGGCTTTGACCCTCACACCATGCAGAGGGCTCAGTCAGTGGGAGGCCCTCCACCACCACAGGACGCCTTGGTCTATTTGCACAAACTGTCCTCCATGGTCTCACAGCTGCTCCAAGCTTTCAGCAG TGTCTTGTCCTCAGCTCCTGGTTTAGAGGAAGTCCAGACACTGCTCGGCATCATCCACGCTAATAAG ATTGTTGATGTGGATTCCAGATTGACAGCCAAAGAACTTCTAGATTGTTTCTCACAACAAGACTACag